In one window of Juglans regia cultivar Chandler chromosome 3, Walnut 2.0, whole genome shotgun sequence DNA:
- the LOC109007946 gene encoding ubiquinol-cytochrome-c reductase complex assembly factor 1 yields MLPRWGRTITNLSRVGLQNKLKFGKDFNVVSCRSYAKVAADSMDRSLPSEPLMNLDRMFWSKPCSLALAPDSPLRAEEPKYEGVKHFILKLMLFYSKQSKSIRGANVVYRRIISQVDKPLIYEVFNLEKTFKTTFSLLVLHMWLCLRRLKEEGKEGVEFGQHLYEIYNHDVELRVSKAGVNLLLIRWMKDLEKIFYGNIVAYDSAILPEARSDELPKVIWRNIFSDDGSSQPNDAASRTAQAMARYARREVGCLSLTDKEAILSGNFMFTSLETQKLNSKGCR; encoded by the exons ATGTTGCCAAGATGGGGCAGAACTATTACTAATCTCTCGAGAGTTGGTTTgcaaaacaaattgaaatttggAAAGGACTTCAATGTTGTTTCATGCCGTAGCTATGCCAAGGTTGCTGCTGATTCCATGGACAGAAGTCTCCCGAGTGAACCGCTG ATGAACTTAGACAGAATGTTTTGGTCTAAGCCCTGTTCACTGGCTTTGGCCCCGGACTCTCCCCTAAGAGCTGAAGAACCAAAGTATGAGGGCGTTAAACATTTTATTCTTAAGCTGATGCTGTTTTATAGTAAACAAAGCAAGTCTATTCGAGGTGCAAATGTGGTATACCGGCGAATCATTTCACAAGTTGATAAGCCTCTTATTTATGAAG TATTTAACTTGGAGAAAACATTCAAAACAACATTCTCTTTACTTGTACTTCATATGTGGCTTTGCTTACGCCGTCTGAAAGAAGAGGGAAAGGAAGGTGTTGAATTTGGGCAGCACTTGTATGAGATATACAATCATGATGTGGAGCTGAGAGTTTCGAAGGCTGGG GTTAACTTACTATTGATTAGATGGATGAAGGATTTGGAGAAAATATTCTATGGAAATATCGTTGCCTATGATTCTGCAATCCTTCCAGAGGCTAGATCAGATGAGCTGCCAAAAGTAATTTGGAG GAATATATTTTCTGATGATGGTTCATCACAGCCAAATGATGCTGCATCTCGAACAGCTCAG GCTATGGCGAGGTATGCTCGCCGGGAAGTTGGCTGCCTGTCCTTAACTG ACAAAGAAGCTATACTTTCTGGGAACTTCATGTTTACCTCGTTAGAGACACAGAAGTTGAATTCGAAGGGGTGTAGGTGA